One stretch of Bremerella cremea DNA includes these proteins:
- a CDS encoding aminotransferase class III-fold pyridoxal phosphate-dependent enzyme, whose protein sequence is MDARKLIAQQLLDDPRVAEATRLLQAAVQEHTADLKAQPASPQQTQQLQNLLNEYANLRGNPLFFPYLGSGTGRSSLVELVDGSVKYDMITGIGVHAMGHANTDLLAELVPAILADTVMQGNLQQNVESLKLSRELVALAKRNGAKLNHCFLSSSGAMANENALKILFQHRPGAQRVLAFENAFAGRSMVLNQVTDRPKNRVGQPQTIAVDYVPFYDAHADAASLHHSLRVLERHLERFPEAHCGFIMELVQGEGGYYGAPREYFVALCSLLKKHHVPILFDEIQTFGRTLQPFAFQMLELDDYADVVTIGKMTQVCATLFSEEVNPKPGLLSQTFTSSTTAIIAARWVLRQLTEGDFYGPEGRNAAIQQRFAARFEALRQKAPDKISGPWGVGGMVAFTPFNGSAEAAKRVLHGLYDAGVIAFVAGQNPARVRFLPPFLSVTDEEIEAACDIVDQVMLSLSWEE, encoded by the coding sequence GTGGATGCTCGTAAGTTAATTGCCCAACAATTGCTGGACGACCCGCGCGTCGCCGAGGCAACACGGCTCTTGCAGGCGGCTGTACAGGAACACACTGCCGATCTCAAAGCTCAGCCAGCCAGCCCTCAGCAGACGCAGCAGCTTCAGAATCTGCTGAATGAATATGCCAACCTCCGCGGCAACCCGCTGTTTTTCCCCTACCTGGGAAGTGGCACTGGGCGAAGTTCTTTGGTGGAATTGGTCGACGGGAGCGTCAAGTACGACATGATTACCGGGATTGGCGTCCACGCGATGGGGCACGCTAACACCGATCTGCTGGCTGAGTTGGTCCCGGCGATCCTGGCCGATACCGTAATGCAAGGAAACTTGCAGCAGAATGTCGAGTCGCTCAAACTCAGCCGGGAACTTGTCGCGTTGGCCAAACGCAATGGCGCGAAGCTTAACCATTGCTTTCTTTCCAGCAGTGGTGCCATGGCCAACGAGAATGCGCTGAAGATTTTGTTTCAGCATCGCCCAGGCGCCCAGCGTGTTCTGGCGTTTGAAAATGCCTTCGCCGGACGCTCGATGGTGCTAAACCAAGTCACCGATCGCCCGAAGAACCGCGTCGGCCAACCACAGACAATCGCGGTCGACTACGTTCCGTTTTACGACGCCCACGCCGACGCGGCCAGTTTGCATCATTCGCTCCGCGTGCTGGAACGGCATTTGGAACGCTTCCCCGAGGCGCACTGCGGTTTCATCATGGAGCTGGTGCAAGGAGAAGGAGGCTACTACGGCGCCCCGCGCGAGTACTTTGTCGCCCTTTGTTCGCTCTTGAAAAAGCACCACGTACCCATCTTGTTCGACGAGATTCAAACCTTCGGACGCACGCTGCAACCGTTTGCCTTTCAAATGCTCGAACTGGACGACTACGCCGACGTGGTGACGATTGGCAAGATGACGCAAGTATGTGCCACGCTGTTTAGTGAAGAGGTCAATCCGAAGCCTGGGCTGCTGAGCCAAACGTTTACCTCTTCGACCACCGCGATCATTGCGGCTCGTTGGGTCTTGCGGCAGCTAACCGAGGGGGATTTCTACGGACCCGAGGGGCGCAACGCCGCGATTCAGCAGCGTTTTGCTGCTCGTTTCGAAGCCCTACGACAAAAGGCCCCTGATAAAATCTCTGGCCCTTGGGGCGTTGGCGGCATGGTGGCTTTTACGCCCTTCAACGGTTCGGCAGAAGCGGCCAAACGGGTGTTACATGGGCTGTACGACGCCGGCGTGATCGCTTTCGTTGCCGGTCAGAACCCGGCGCGCGTGCGGTTTCTGCCTCCGTTTCTCTCGGTTACCGACGAAGAAATCGAGGCAGCGTGCGACATCGTCGATCAGGTGATGCTCTCGCTTTCCTGGGAAGAGTGA
- a CDS encoding arginine N-succinyltransferase, with protein MRHRRSGDALAFLGRVIGTYWQGGTMIIRPVELRDLDQLHQLAQLTQYGLTTLPKDRAIFEKRVKQSLRSFEDLSDADPQGQLYLFVMEEPTSGKIVGTCGIVSKVGGFKPFYAFDVVQEIQESTVLGSRHEHQVLTLLKNHDGPTEIGSLFLHPDYRGGGNGRVLSLSRFLFIAQWPKLFEKEVIAEMRGVVDEQGNSPFWEALGVHFFGIDFPHADMLSLINKDFIEELNPRHPVYVDLLPDEAKASIAQVHANTVPARRLLESEGFRYECLVDIFEAGPVLHCQRDEIRLVRESRVLPIKEVRDGLPEETPIYVVAAIEPTFRLSSGRLLASEDHVIIDPTLANELSLEPGQQVRFARLKPPAQPKNIGA; from the coding sequence GTGCGACATCGTCGATCAGGTGATGCTCTCGCTTTCCTGGGAAGAGTGATCGGAACTTATTGGCAAGGGGGCACGATGATTATCCGCCCGGTGGAACTACGCGACTTAGACCAGCTACATCAGTTGGCACAGCTAACCCAATACGGGCTCACGACGCTGCCGAAAGATCGGGCTATCTTCGAGAAGCGGGTGAAGCAAAGTCTGCGCTCGTTTGAAGACTTAAGCGACGCCGATCCTCAAGGGCAGCTCTACTTGTTCGTGATGGAAGAACCAACTTCTGGCAAAATCGTCGGCACGTGTGGTATCGTGTCGAAGGTTGGCGGCTTCAAACCGTTTTACGCCTTCGATGTGGTTCAAGAAATTCAAGAATCAACTGTTCTGGGGAGTAGACACGAGCACCAAGTTCTCACGCTGCTGAAAAACCACGATGGCCCAACCGAGATTGGGAGTTTGTTTTTGCACCCCGATTATCGCGGCGGAGGCAACGGGCGTGTCCTTTCCCTTTCTCGTTTCCTCTTCATCGCCCAGTGGCCCAAACTGTTCGAGAAAGAAGTCATCGCCGAGATGCGTGGTGTCGTCGACGAGCAAGGGAACAGCCCGTTTTGGGAAGCCTTGGGGGTTCACTTCTTTGGGATCGACTTCCCACATGCCGACATGCTGAGTTTGATCAACAAAGATTTCATCGAAGAGTTGAATCCCCGTCATCCCGTCTATGTCGACCTTCTGCCCGACGAAGCCAAAGCTTCCATCGCGCAGGTCCACGCCAACACGGTTCCTGCCCGCCGACTGTTAGAAAGTGAAGGTTTTCGCTACGAATGCTTAGTCGATATCTTTGAAGCAGGCCCGGTATTGCACTGCCAACGCGATGAAATTCGCCTCGTGCGAGAAAGCCGCGTATTGCCGATCAAAGAGGTCCGTGACGGGTTGCCGGAAGAGACACCCATCTATGTGGTCGCAGCGATCGAGCCGACCTTCCGCCTCAGTAGTGGACGTTTGCTTGCCAGCGAAGATCATGTCATCATCGACCCTACGTTAGCGAATGAATTATCACTTGAGCCAGGCCAGCAGGTTCGCTTCGCTCGGCTCAAACCTCCTGCACAACCAAAAAACATTGGGGCATAA